A region of the Flavobacteriales bacterium genome:
AGGTGACACAGGAAACACCGAAGCACAGATTGCCGTGTTCACGAAGCGCATTAGTGCCTTGACGGAGCATTTGAAAAGCAACCGCAAGGACTACAATACACAACGTTCACTGATCATTATGGTAGGTAAGCGACGCAAGTTGTTGAACTACTTGAAGCAGATCGATATCGAGCGTTACCGCGCCATCGTTAAGGATCTCGGTTTACGTAAGTAAGCACAGGAAAATAACGCGAAAGAAAAAGGCAATTTTACACGAATTGTCTTTTCGCGTATATAGCTGTATCTTCCCGGCACTTTTGGGGTTTCGGTAGAAAAAGCTAATCGGCCCGGGACCTTTATTCACGCGCATACACATACATTTTTACACACATACATTTACACACATGAGACCTGAAGGAATCAAACAATCCATCACACTTCCCGACGGAAGGGAAATCACCATCGAGACCGGAGTGCTCGCCAAGCAAGCCCACGGATCTGTTGTGGTACGCATGGGCGACACCATGTTGCTCGCAACTGCTGTATCGAACTACGAACAAGCGGACGTAGACTTTTTGCCGCTGACGGTAGATTACCGTGAAAAATTTGCGGCCGCAGGTCGCGTACCTGGCGGATTCTTCAAACGCGAAGGACGTCCGTCAGATGAAGAAATTTTGATCATGCGACTGGTCGATCGCGCCTTGCGCCCACTCTTCCCGAAAGATTACCACGCGGAGACGCAGGTAATGATCCAGTTGATGTCACACGATAGCGAAGTTCAGCCCGACGCATTGGCCGGACTTGCAGCTGGAGCGGCGATCGCCGTATCTGATATTCCCATGGAAGGACCAATGTCTGAGGTGCGCGTAGCGCGTATCGACGACGAATTCGTGATCAATCCATCCAAGGAGGAGACCGAGAAAGCCGACATCGACCTCATGGTAGGTGGTACTAAAGACAGTATCGTCATGGTCGAAGGTGAAATGAAAGAGGTTTCGGAAGAAGAAATGGCCGATGCCATCATGTTTGCACACAAGACCATCATCAACATGTGTGAGGCTATGGACGAACTTGCCGGAAAGGTTGGAACTACCGAAAAACGCGAGTACGAGCCGGAAACTGAGGACGAAGATCTTCGCAAGAAAGTAGCTGATTTCTGCTACGACAAAGTTTACGCAATCGCAAAACAGGCATTGCCTAAGCACGATCGTTCGGTCGGATTCGGTGAAATCAAAGACGAGCTAAAAGCACAGTTCAGCGAAGAGGAGCTTGAAGAGAAAGGAGCATTGATCGGTAAGTACTGGAAAGAGACCGAAAAGAAAGCCGTTCGCGACATGGTCTTGAACGAAGGCATTCGTTTGGACGGTCGAAAGACCACAGAAGTTCGCCCTATCTGGACAGAGATCGATTACTTGCCAAGCGCACACGGGTCCGCTCTTTTCACTCGCGGTGAAACTCAGTCTTTGACCACGGCGACATTGGGAACCAAACTCGATGAAAATCGAATCGATAACGTAACCTTCCAAGGTTCTGAGCGTTTTTACCTGCACTACAACTTCCCTCCGTTTAGTACCGGAGAGGCGCGTCCGATTCGCGGATCAAGCCGTCGTGAAGTAGGTCACGGTAACTTAGCTCAACGGGCGTTGGAACCAATGATTCCGGCCGATAACCCATATACGGTTCGTTTGGTATCTGAGATTCTCGAATCGAACGGATCGAGCTCTATGGCTACCGTTTGTGCGGGAACCATGGCCCTTATGGATGCCGGTATCAAGATTACTAGACCTGTTAGCGGTATTGCAATGGGATTGATCACCGATCAAGAAAGCGCTAAGTACGCAGTACTGAGCGACATTTTGGGTGATGAGGATTTCCTCGGTGATATGGACTTCAAAGTAACCGGAACTACCGAAGGTATTACGGCCTGTCAGATGGACATCAAGATCAAAGGCCTGGATGCCGAGATCTTGGTTAAAGCTTTGCACCAAGCTAAGGATGGTCGCGCACACATCTTGAACAAGATGATGGAAACCATTTCTGAGCCACGCACCGAGCTGAAGCCAAATGCACCGAAGATCGTTATCCTCGAGATCAACAAAGATTACATCGGTGGCGTGATCGGACCAGGTGGAAAAATCATCCAAGGAATGCAAGAAGAGACAGGTACTACGATCACCATCGAGGAGGTCGACAACAAAGGTATCGTGGAGATCCTCGGTATCGACCAAGCCGGAATCGACGAAGCGGTTTCACGAATCAAGAGCATTTGTTGGGAACCCGTTGTCGGTGAGATCTACATGGGTACCGTTAAAGCTATTCAGCCTTACGGAGCATTCGTTGAGATCGGGCCTAAAACGGACGGACTCCTCCACATTTCTGAGATCGACTGGAAACGTATCGATAACGTAGAAGACGTATTGAAAGAAGGTGACCAAGTGAAAGTGAAGTTGCTCGAGATCGATGATCGCGGCAAAATGCGCCTTTCTCGCAAGGTATTGTTCCCTAAGCCAGAGCGTAACGAAAGCTACGGCGGAGAACAAAAAGCTGAGCAGGAAGGATAATTTTTTTGCAATAATGTAACCCTACGCCTCCTTTTCTCGTATAAGGAGGCGTAGTTCGTTTTAAACAAACGGAGGAATAGCGTATGAGACAGCTAAAGATCACCAAGCAGGTAACCAACAGAGAGACGGCGTCGTTAGACAAATACCTGCAAGAGATCGGAAAAGTAGATTTGATCACGGCGGAAGAAGAAGTAGAACTCGCCAGAAAGATCAAGCAAGGTGATCAACGAGCCCTCGAAAAACTGACCAAAGCCAACCTGCGATTTGTCGTATCGGTGGCAAAACAATACCAAAACCAAGGTCTTACCCTACCCGATTTGATCAACGAAGGAAACTTAGGTTTGATCAAAGCGGCGCAGCGTTTCGACGAAACTCGTGGATTTAAATTCATTTCCTACGCCGTATGGTGGATCCGTCAATCGATCCTTCAAGCATTGGCCGAGCAGAGCCGTATCGTTCGCTTGCCATTGAACAAGATCGGTTCCATCAACAAGATCAACAAGGCGTATGCCCAGCTCGAGCAAGAGCACGAGCGCCAACCCAGTGCCGAGGAGATCGGGAACATGCTCGAAATGAGTGAAAACGACGTTAAGGAGAGCATGCGTAACAGTGGCCGTCACGTTTCTATGGACGCACCGTTGGTCGATGGTGAAGATAGCAACTTGTACGACGTATTGCGAAGCGCAGAGAGCCCGAATCCGGACGCTGACTTGTTGAACGAGTCGCTCCGCACGGAGATCGAGCGTTCTTTAACAACGCTTACACCCCGTGAGGCCGATGTTATTCGCCTTTACTTCGGGTTGAGCGGTCAGCACCCGATGACCTTGGAAGAGATCGGAGAAACCTTTGACCTTACGCGCGAGCGGGTTCGTCAGATCAAAGAAAAAGCGATTCGTCGCTTGAAACACACCAGCAGATCCAAAATCCTAAAAACGTATCTGGGGTAATCCTCAGCTAAAACAATGACGAAGCGTCGACCCACCGGTCGGCGCTTTTCTTTTTTTAAGAAGCTTATCTTTGCCCCACGATCAATACCTACCGATATGCCCATTGTTGCTTCTTCAATTTTAGCAGCTGATTTTGCCAATTTGCAGCGCGACTGCGAACTGGTGAATAACAGCAAAGCCGACTGGTTCCACCTCGATGTGATGGACGGGGTATTTGTACCGAACATCAGCTTTGGCCTCCCGGTAATTGCCGCTATTCACGAGCACGCTCAAAAGCCGCTCGACGTTCATTTGATGATCGTTCAGCCCGAGCGCTA
Encoded here:
- a CDS encoding polyribonucleotide nucleotidyltransferase, coding for MRPEGIKQSITLPDGREITIETGVLAKQAHGSVVVRMGDTMLLATAVSNYEQADVDFLPLTVDYREKFAAAGRVPGGFFKREGRPSDEEILIMRLVDRALRPLFPKDYHAETQVMIQLMSHDSEVQPDALAGLAAGAAIAVSDIPMEGPMSEVRVARIDDEFVINPSKEETEKADIDLMVGGTKDSIVMVEGEMKEVSEEEMADAIMFAHKTIINMCEAMDELAGKVGTTEKREYEPETEDEDLRKKVADFCYDKVYAIAKQALPKHDRSVGFGEIKDELKAQFSEEELEEKGALIGKYWKETEKKAVRDMVLNEGIRLDGRKTTEVRPIWTEIDYLPSAHGSALFTRGETQSLTTATLGTKLDENRIDNVTFQGSERFYLHYNFPPFSTGEARPIRGSSRREVGHGNLAQRALEPMIPADNPYTVRLVSEILESNGSSSMATVCAGTMALMDAGIKITRPVSGIAMGLITDQESAKYAVLSDILGDEDFLGDMDFKVTGTTEGITACQMDIKIKGLDAEILVKALHQAKDGRAHILNKMMETISEPRTELKPNAPKIVILEINKDYIGGVIGPGGKIIQGMQEETGTTITIEEVDNKGIVEILGIDQAGIDEAVSRIKSICWEPVVGEIYMGTVKAIQPYGAFVEIGPKTDGLLHISEIDWKRIDNVEDVLKEGDQVKVKLLEIDDRGKMRLSRKVLFPKPERNESYGGEQKAEQEG
- a CDS encoding sigma-70 family RNA polymerase sigma factor, with amino-acid sequence MRQLKITKQVTNRETASLDKYLQEIGKVDLITAEEEVELARKIKQGDQRALEKLTKANLRFVVSVAKQYQNQGLTLPDLINEGNLGLIKAAQRFDETRGFKFISYAVWWIRQSILQALAEQSRIVRLPLNKIGSINKINKAYAQLEQEHERQPSAEEIGNMLEMSENDVKESMRNSGRHVSMDAPLVDGEDSNLYDVLRSAESPNPDADLLNESLRTEIERSLTTLTPREADVIRLYFGLSGQHPMTLEEIGETFDLTRERVRQIKEKAIRRLKHTSRSKILKTYLG
- the rpsO gene encoding 30S ribosomal protein S15, with the translated sequence MTITPEEKKEIYAKYGKGEGDTGNTEAQIAVFTKRISALTEHLKSNRKDYNTQRSLIIMVGKRRKLLNYLKQIDIERYRAIVKDLGLRK